Proteins encoded together in one Thermococcus barophilus MP window:
- a CDS encoding ArsR family transcriptional regulator, which translates to MKHLKVLNILKGKELTAEEISREVRISHPEVRRILLRLAEQGKVESLQKEGKILWRLKQRTREEEEFKYV; encoded by the coding sequence ATGAAACATTTAAAGGTTTTAAACATTCTTAAAGGAAAAGAACTAACAGCTGAAGAAATTTCAAGAGAAGTTAGGATTTCTCATCCTGAAGTCAGAAGAATATTGCTTAGATTAGCAGAACAGGGAAAAGTGGAAAGCCTTCAGAAAGAGGGCAAAATACTCTGGAGGCTCAAGCAAAGAACCCGCGAAGAAGAGGAATTCAAATATGTATAA
- a CDS encoding arginase family protein — translation MVTFIPFGEKPNREGVMYVLNFLQKNKLIEDYMVVESNTIELLSERLPVDEAYIIGDHLATYGILQKLKPKAVISIDAHTDLMHDYLDHGSWLAYALSERIIEKASIIGPVLMIPTTEGTELWTRRVKIFPALPRSRKTRGKWKAYKSLKNHPIDEIIKDTKKYLGEEIYLTIDLDVLLPDYKIARFQHGELTLEELLNILEEIKRNFNIVAFDIAEISDKIKRSRLGKKALADVFQLLSGE, via the coding sequence ATGGTTACATTTATTCCGTTTGGAGAAAAACCAAATAGAGAGGGCGTCATGTATGTTCTCAACTTTCTTCAAAAAAACAAGCTTATTGAGGATTACATGGTTGTTGAATCAAATACCATTGAACTGCTTTCTGAGAGATTACCCGTGGATGAGGCATACATAATTGGTGATCATCTTGCAACATATGGAATACTTCAAAAGCTAAAGCCAAAGGCAGTTATAAGCATAGATGCCCACACTGACCTAATGCATGACTATCTTGATCATGGATCCTGGCTTGCTTATGCTCTCTCAGAAAGAATAATTGAAAAAGCCTCAATCATTGGGCCCGTCCTGATGATACCAACCACAGAAGGGACCGAACTATGGACAAGACGGGTTAAGATATTCCCTGCCCTGCCCAGAAGCAGGAAAACAAGAGGTAAATGGAAAGCTTACAAGAGCTTGAAGAATCATCCGATAGATGAGATAATAAAAGATACTAAAAAGTACCTTGGAGAAGAAATATATCTCACCATTGATTTGGATGTTCTCCTACCCGACTACAAAATTGCCCGATTTCAGCATGGTGAACTTACATTGGAGGAACTTCTCAACATCCTTGAAGAAATTAAGAGGAACTTCAACATCGTGGCATTTGATATAGCGGAGATTTCAGATAAGATAAAACGTTCCCGTTTAGGAAAAAAAGCCTTAGCTGATGTATTTCAATTGCTAAGCGGTGAGTAA
- the rgy gene encoding reverse gyrase gives MKAIYREMCPNCEDRISDERLYKKHPCDVCLDREIQAEIYFDLITGIREALKLRRTLKHWENIYKLEKKLREIEDLFEKATGFNFWSAQKTWVKRLIKNKSFSIIAPTGMGKSVFGSFMALYYAKKKKKSYIVLPTTPLVVQTIKRVKTFAERAGIEINLAYYHGGMKKKEKEEMTEKIMSGDFDILITSAQWLARNFDEMLKDKRFDFIFVDDVDAFLKASKNIDRSLILLGFTEEIIQKAWEIIRLKKQMAKFLNGNSPDKQEQLKELNKQINKLEREIRKFKRENKIGVLIVASATGSARGDRIKLYRELLDFEVGSGRSALRNVVDSYLFPEKSIEEHVEELLTKLGKGGLIFVPIDQGISYAEKLTQYLQEKGFKVELVSARNKKGLEKFENEEIDYLVGVATYYGTIVRGLDLPHLIRYAIFTGVPKFRFSLDLEQPTIYRVLGLMSEVMEFLDEEDRREGERLYARLRRLIRNIPQFELMKIEEALAEGLPLEGFHSHVLEVFKQSVEFLRRVLKKEEVLKRIEEDPFVSLKEEEGKWYIEIPDVRTYIQASGRTSRLFAGGITKGLSVIIVDNEKVFNGLKRQMRWRFAEFEMKPFEELNLEELLREIDSDREKVRLILAGKISEKTKDLVKSALMIVESPNKARTIANFFGQPSKRRIGDLVAYEVSIGDRMLTILASGGHMFDLVTTEGYHGVLIEERDGKLYFIPVYDTIKRCRDCGHQFVDWEERGVCPRCGSRNVRDALENVIAMREIAQEVDEILIGTDPDVEGEKIAWDIRNVLSPYTPNIKRIEFHEVTRPAILKALNEARDVNEFRVNAQLVRRIEDRWIGFELSQKLWEVFESRNLSAGRVQTPVLGWVIQRYKEFVESETDFMALTLENGLSVTLEGVKDEVNEIIVEDVQIEEKEINPFPPYTTDTMLQDASRFLGFSAPHTMQLAQDLFELGLITYHRTDSTHVSNTGIEVAKEYISEEIGEEYFAPRKWGEEGAHECIRPTRPIDTGRLMQLLRDGIITLARGLTRDHFRLYDMIFKRFMASQMKAAKVLYEKAVIDARIAKTEIEGYVEIIFDGWTKLRAPPLKQLPRLEKGQKLKVIEVKKWRAPKVSLYTQGDLIALMKERKIGRPSTYAKIVKTLLDRHYVIETKGRKKLVPTELGTKVYHYLISKYKELVSEERTRQLEELMDLVEENKADYQEVLSNMYEEIKQYILK, from the coding sequence ATGAAAGCGATTTATAGGGAAATGTGTCCAAACTGTGAGGATAGGATTAGTGATGAACGCTTGTACAAGAAGCATCCATGTGATGTTTGTCTCGATAGGGAAATTCAGGCTGAAATTTACTTTGATTTGATAACGGGCATTAGAGAAGCTCTCAAGCTGCGTAGAACACTGAAGCACTGGGAGAATATCTACAAGCTTGAGAAGAAGCTGAGGGAAATTGAAGATCTCTTTGAGAAAGCCACGGGTTTCAACTTCTGGAGTGCCCAAAAAACCTGGGTAAAGAGGCTAATTAAAAACAAGAGCTTTTCCATCATAGCTCCAACAGGCATGGGTAAAAGTGTTTTTGGATCATTCATGGCATTGTATTATGCCAAAAAGAAAAAGAAGAGTTACATAGTCTTACCAACAACACCGCTTGTGGTGCAGACAATTAAGAGAGTGAAAACATTTGCAGAAAGGGCTGGAATTGAGATCAACCTCGCTTATTACCACGGTGGCATGAAGAAGAAGGAAAAAGAGGAGATGACTGAAAAAATCATGAGCGGGGATTTTGATATTCTCATAACTTCAGCCCAGTGGCTTGCGAGAAACTTTGATGAGATGCTCAAGGATAAGAGATTTGACTTTATCTTCGTTGATGATGTTGATGCATTTCTGAAAGCCTCAAAGAACATTGACCGCTCCCTTATTCTGCTCGGCTTTACAGAAGAGATAATCCAGAAGGCATGGGAAATTATAAGGCTGAAGAAGCAGATGGCAAAATTCCTTAATGGCAACAGCCCAGACAAGCAAGAACAGTTGAAGGAACTCAACAAGCAGATTAACAAGCTTGAGAGAGAAATAAGAAAGTTCAAGCGGGAGAATAAAATTGGAGTATTAATTGTAGCTTCAGCAACTGGAAGCGCAAGGGGAGATAGGATAAAGCTCTACCGTGAGCTTTTAGACTTCGAAGTAGGAAGCGGAAGGTCAGCGTTGAGAAACGTTGTTGACAGCTATCTCTTCCCAGAGAAGTCAATTGAGGAACATGTTGAAGAACTTTTGACAAAACTTGGTAAGGGAGGATTAATATTTGTCCCAATTGATCAAGGAATTAGTTATGCTGAGAAGCTTACACAGTATCTTCAAGAAAAAGGCTTCAAGGTTGAGCTTGTCTCTGCAAGAAACAAGAAAGGCCTGGAGAAGTTTGAAAACGAAGAAATTGACTATTTGGTTGGTGTTGCAACCTATTATGGAACAATAGTTAGGGGATTAGATCTGCCACACTTGATCAGATACGCAATCTTTACAGGCGTGCCGAAATTCAGGTTCAGCCTTGACTTAGAGCAACCCACAATTTACAGGGTCTTAGGATTGATGAGTGAAGTCATGGAATTCCTCGATGAGGAAGATAGAAGAGAAGGCGAAAGGCTTTATGCTCGCTTGAGGCGTTTGATTAGAAACATTCCACAGTTTGAATTGATGAAAATTGAAGAGGCATTGGCTGAAGGTCTGCCGTTGGAAGGATTCCACAGCCATGTCCTTGAAGTGTTCAAACAGAGCGTTGAGTTCTTGAGGAGAGTTCTAAAGAAAGAAGAAGTGCTCAAACGCATAGAAGAAGATCCATTCGTCAGCCTCAAAGAAGAGGAGGGAAAATGGTACATTGAGATCCCAGATGTTAGAACTTACATCCAGGCAAGCGGAAGAACCTCACGTCTCTTTGCTGGTGGAATTACAAAGGGCCTGAGCGTAATAATAGTGGACAACGAAAAGGTCTTCAACGGCTTGAAGAGGCAGATGAGATGGCGCTTTGCTGAGTTCGAAATGAAGCCGTTTGAAGAGCTTAATCTTGAGGAGCTTTTGAGAGAGATTGACTCTGATAGGGAGAAAGTCAGACTAATTCTTGCTGGAAAGATAAGTGAAAAGACCAAGGATTTAGTTAAGTCTGCCCTCATGATAGTTGAATCTCCGAATAAAGCCAGAACAATTGCTAATTTCTTTGGACAGCCAAGCAAGAGAAGGATTGGCGACTTGGTGGCATATGAAGTCAGCATAGGCGACAGAATGCTCACGATTCTGGCAAGCGGCGGGCACATGTTCGACCTCGTTACAACGGAAGGTTATCACGGCGTTCTCATAGAGGAGAGAGATGGGAAGCTCTACTTCATACCAGTCTATGACACAATAAAACGCTGTAGAGACTGCGGTCATCAGTTCGTTGACTGGGAGGAGAGAGGAGTCTGTCCAAGATGTGGCTCAAGGAATGTTAGGGATGCTCTGGAAAATGTAATTGCAATGCGTGAGATAGCTCAGGAAGTTGATGAAATTCTCATAGGGACTGACCCAGATGTAGAGGGAGAAAAGATTGCATGGGATATCAGGAATGTCCTGAGTCCTTACACCCCAAATATCAAGCGTATTGAGTTCCACGAAGTTACAAGACCTGCCATATTGAAAGCATTGAATGAAGCGAGAGACGTTAATGAGTTTAGGGTCAATGCCCAATTAGTGAGGAGAATAGAGGACAGATGGATTGGATTCGAGCTCAGCCAAAAGCTGTGGGAAGTTTTTGAGAGCAGAAACTTATCGGCTGGTAGAGTTCAGACGCCAGTTCTTGGATGGGTGATACAGAGATACAAGGAATTTGTAGAGAGCGAGACAGATTTCATGGCGCTGACTTTGGAGAACGGCTTAAGCGTAACCCTTGAAGGCGTTAAAGACGAAGTCAACGAGATAATCGTTGAGGATGTACAGATTGAGGAGAAGGAGATAAACCCATTCCCACCATATACCACAGATACAATGCTTCAAGATGCTTCAAGGTTCTTAGGATTTTCCGCTCCTCATACAATGCAATTGGCACAGGATCTTTTCGAGCTTGGTCTTATTACTTATCACAGAACTGATTCAACTCATGTCAGCAACACGGGTATTGAAGTTGCAAAGGAATACATTAGCGAAGAAATTGGAGAAGAATACTTCGCTCCAAGAAAATGGGGTGAAGAGGGAGCACACGAGTGTATAAGACCCACAAGACCAATTGACACCGGAAGATTAATGCAACTGCTGAGAGATGGTATCATTACCCTTGCAAGGGGACTTACAAGAGATCATTTCAGGCTTTATGACATGATATTTAAGCGGTTCATGGCATCGCAGATGAAAGCTGCGAAAGTTCTCTATGAAAAAGCTGTGATCGATGCAAGAATTGCCAAGACTGAGATTGAAGGATACGTTGAAATAATCTTTGATGGCTGGACTAAATTAAGGGCACCCCCATTAAAACAGTTACCAAGGCTTGAAAAAGGACAGAAGCTCAAAGTCATTGAAGTTAAGAAATGGAGAGCACCAAAAGTTTCCCTTTACACTCAGGGTGATCTGATTGCCCTTATGAAAGAGCGTAAGATTGGAAGACCATCCACCTATGCAAAGATTGTTAAGACCCTTTTGGACAGACACTATGTCATTGAGACAAAGGGAAGGAAGAAGTTAGTCCCAACGGAACTTGGAACTAAAGTCTATCACTATCTCATAAGTAAATACAAAGAGCTTGTAAGTGAAGAAAGGACGAGGCAGCTTGAAGAGCTTATGGACTTGGTAGAGGAAAACAAAGCAGATTATCAGGAAGTTCTCAGCAATATGTATGAGGAAATTAAACAGTACATCTTAAAGTGA
- a CDS encoding Sjogren's syndrome/scleroderma autoantigen 1 family protein, with protein MALSDEEIRKIITPLLLSGAKMLDKHCPKCGSPLFELNGRVFCPVCEHRKKQRKAELKGIEEILMEKLKVLANNLPDDIEKLEKHLRVMEKIIEILERYKKLEGEE; from the coding sequence ATGGCACTAAGCGATGAAGAGATAAGAAAAATAATAACCCCTCTCCTACTTTCAGGGGCAAAGATGCTCGACAAGCATTGCCCCAAGTGTGGCTCTCCCCTCTTTGAATTAAATGGAAGGGTCTTTTGTCCTGTGTGTGAACATCGAAAAAAACAAAGAAAAGCGGAGCTAAAGGGTATTGAGGAGATACTAATGGAGAAACTAAAGGTATTGGCAAACAATTTACCTGATGATATTGAGAAACTCGAAAAGCACTTAAGGGTCATGGAAAAGATAATTGAAATCCTGGAGAGATACAAAAAACTGGAGGGAGAAGAATGA
- the trmBL2 gene encoding HTH-type transcriptional regulator TrmBL2 — MAKDRMVELLQEHFELNLYEARAYVALVAFGVLTPAELASVSEVPAPRTYDVLRSLEKKGFAISQPGKVNKYRPVHPKNILEKFIEEWQERVKEELEAKRKAKEELLELMTPLIETEIPKYGVERVWVVRGIRNSTLKTKEMLEGVQKEILLADDGYVAINLEDDIIKAIEKGITVKIVVTKQILPRLQASKLMDYYKNGKFELKVIDTLELPMLICDEEVFFALEDMAARYFNYETQVWIKDFRVVSLFKGKFNEYWEKATKV, encoded by the coding sequence ATGGCAAAAGACAGAATGGTAGAACTTTTACAAGAACATTTTGAATTGAACTTATACGAAGCAAGGGCATATGTTGCCTTGGTCGCGTTTGGAGTTCTTACTCCAGCGGAGTTGGCCAGCGTTTCTGAAGTCCCAGCACCAAGAACTTACGATGTGTTGAGGAGCTTGGAGAAGAAGGGCTTTGCCATCAGCCAACCTGGCAAAGTCAACAAGTACAGACCGGTTCACCCGAAAAACATACTTGAGAAATTCATTGAGGAGTGGCAGGAGAGAGTTAAAGAAGAGCTTGAGGCAAAGAGGAAGGCCAAGGAGGAGCTACTTGAACTCATGACGCCATTGATAGAGACAGAGATTCCAAAGTACGGTGTAGAGAGAGTGTGGGTTGTTAGAGGAATCAGAAACTCAACACTCAAGACAAAAGAAATGCTTGAGGGCGTCCAGAAGGAGATACTTCTTGCAGACGATGGATACGTTGCAATAAACCTTGAGGATGACATCATTAAAGCTATCGAAAAAGGTATTACCGTTAAAATTGTTGTTACCAAGCAGATACTCCCAAGACTGCAGGCATCAAAGCTCATGGACTACTACAAAAATGGAAAGTTTGAACTTAAGGTTATTGACACTCTTGAACTGCCAATGCTGATCTGTGATGAGGAAGTGTTCTTTGCACTTGAAGACATGGCTGCCAGGTACTTCAACTATGAGACCCAAGTCTGGATTAAAGACTTTAGAGTTGTTAGCCTCTTTAAAGGAAAGTTCAATGAATACTGGGAGAAGGCAACAAAAGTTTAG